A region of Leifsonia xyli DNA encodes the following proteins:
- a CDS encoding PTS mannitol transporter subunit IIA — protein MTDTILDRANVVAAGSATTREDAIREAGELLVRAGAVEPGYVDSMQDRENTVSTFMGNGLAIPHGTNESKDEIKRSALSFIRYSSPLDWGGEEVRFVVGIAGQNNEHLEILSKIAILFSEEDDVQKLLEAPDADTLYALLGDVNE, from the coding sequence ATGACCGACACGATTCTCGACCGGGCGAACGTCGTGGCGGCGGGTTCCGCGACCACGCGGGAGGACGCGATCCGCGAGGCGGGTGAGCTGCTCGTGAGGGCGGGCGCCGTCGAGCCGGGTTACGTCGACTCGATGCAGGACCGCGAGAACACCGTCTCCACCTTCATGGGGAACGGCCTCGCCATCCCGCACGGCACCAACGAGTCCAAGGACGAGATCAAGCGGTCGGCGCTGTCCTTCATCCGCTACTCCTCGCCGCTCGACTGGGGCGGCGAGGAGGTGCGGTTCGTCGTCGGCATCGCCGGGCAGAACAACGAGCACCTCGAGATCCTGTCGAAGATCGCCATCCTCTTCTCGGAGGAGGACGACGTGCAGAAGCTGCTGGAGGCTCCGGATGCGGACACCCTGTACGCGCTCTTGGGAGATGTGAACGAGTGA
- a CDS encoding PTS IIB subunit, with protein sequence MRIVVVCGAGASSTFVAVKLRSAARTRGTIVEVEPGSASQLDSLDGVDVVLVGAHLEYAVPGLRERAAATGTAVAVLPPVSPAALDGERALDLALSAKATTL encoded by the coding sequence ATGAGGATCGTGGTCGTTTGCGGCGCCGGCGCGTCCAGCACCTTCGTGGCCGTCAAGCTGCGCAGCGCCGCCCGGACGCGCGGGACGATCGTCGAGGTCGAGCCCGGAAGCGCCAGCCAGCTGGACTCCCTGGACGGCGTGGACGTCGTCCTCGTCGGCGCGCACCTCGAGTACGCCGTCCCCGGACTGCGCGAACGCGCCGCCGCCACCGGCACGGCCGTGGCCGTGCTGCCTCCCGTCTCCCCCGCGGCCCTCGACGGCGAGCGCGCGCTGGACCTGGCCCTCAGCGCCAAGGCGACGACACTATGA
- a CDS encoding PTS mannitol transporter subunit IIB — MTTATATTPKKPSSARVHVQRFGTFLSNMVMPNIPAFIAWGFITALFIATGWLQNTGWAISPILGGFGDQAKIGWQGAATVLSQDPSGHTFQQYVGLVSPMITYLLPLLIANTGGRMVYGVRGGVVGAIATMGVIVGSTIPMFIGAMILGPGAAWVMKQVDRLWEGKIKAGFEMLVNNFSAGIVGMLLSIAAFFGIAPIVEWLSSVLGGAVNWLVSAHLLPFASILIEPGKVLFLNNAINHGVLTPLGVEQAQQTGKSILFLLEANPGPGFGILIAYSIFGLGIAKASAPGAALIQFVGGIHEIYFPYVLMKPAIIIAAILGGMTGIATNVTFGSGLRAPASPGSIIAVLLQTPADSFVGVTLSVVLAAAVSFIAASIILRASRKRDLAAGNAGDLSAAVAQTEANKGKESSILEGLVQEGEHDTGDAEGDATKRLVQNIVFACDAGMGSSAMGASVLRNKMKKAGVEGVTVTNQAISNLDGTADLVITQRELTDRAKGQSPNSLHVSVDNFMNSPKYDEVVDLVANQQKTPEDANK, encoded by the coding sequence ATGACGACGGCGACAGCGACGACGCCGAAGAAGCCGAGCAGCGCACGCGTCCACGTGCAGCGGTTCGGCACCTTCCTCTCCAACATGGTCATGCCGAACATCCCCGCGTTCATCGCGTGGGGGTTCATCACGGCCCTGTTCATCGCGACCGGATGGCTGCAGAACACGGGATGGGCGATCAGCCCGATCCTCGGCGGCTTCGGCGACCAGGCGAAGATCGGCTGGCAGGGCGCGGCGACCGTGCTCTCGCAGGACCCGAGCGGCCACACCTTCCAGCAGTACGTCGGCCTGGTCAGCCCGATGATCACGTACCTGCTCCCGCTGCTCATCGCGAACACCGGCGGCCGCATGGTCTACGGCGTCCGCGGCGGCGTGGTGGGCGCGATCGCGACCATGGGCGTGATCGTCGGATCGACCATCCCGATGTTCATCGGCGCCATGATCCTCGGGCCGGGCGCCGCCTGGGTCATGAAGCAGGTCGACCGCCTCTGGGAGGGCAAGATCAAGGCCGGCTTCGAGATGCTGGTCAACAACTTCTCCGCCGGCATCGTCGGCATGCTCCTCTCGATCGCCGCCTTCTTCGGAATCGCGCCGATCGTCGAGTGGCTGAGCTCGGTCCTCGGCGGCGCGGTCAACTGGCTCGTCTCGGCGCACCTGCTGCCCTTCGCGAGCATCCTGATCGAGCCGGGCAAGGTGCTGTTCCTCAACAACGCCATCAACCACGGCGTGCTCACCCCGCTGGGCGTCGAGCAGGCGCAGCAGACCGGCAAGTCGATCCTGTTCCTGCTGGAGGCCAACCCAGGCCCCGGCTTCGGCATCCTGATCGCGTACTCGATCTTCGGTCTGGGCATCGCCAAGGCGAGCGCACCGGGCGCCGCGCTGATCCAGTTCGTCGGCGGCATCCACGAGATCTACTTCCCGTACGTGCTCATGAAGCCGGCCATCATCATCGCGGCCATCCTCGGCGGCATGACCGGCATCGCCACCAACGTCACCTTCGGATCGGGCCTGCGCGCCCCGGCCTCCCCCGGATCGATCATCGCGGTGCTGCTGCAGACCCCGGCGGACAGCTTCGTGGGCGTGACGCTCTCCGTGGTGCTCGCGGCCGCCGTGTCCTTCATCGCCGCGTCGATCATCCTGCGGGCCAGCCGCAAGCGCGACCTCGCCGCCGGCAACGCCGGTGACCTGTCCGCCGCCGTCGCGCAGACCGAGGCCAACAAGGGCAAGGAGTCGTCGATCCTCGAGGGCCTGGTCCAGGAGGGCGAGCACGACACCGGCGACGCCGAGGGCGACGCCACCAAGCGACTGGTGCAGAACATCGTCTTCGCGTGCGACGCTGGGATGGGTTCGAGCGCGATGGGCGCGTCCGTGCTGCGCAACAAGATGAAGAAGGCCGGCGTCGAAGGCGTCACGGTGACCAACCAGGCCATCAGCAACCTCGACGGCACCGCCGACCTGGTCATCACGCAGCGCGAGCTCACCGACCGCGCGAAGGGCCAGTCGCCGAACTCGCTCCACGTCTCGGTCGACAACTTCATGAACAGCCCCAAGTACGACGAGGTCGTCGACCTCGTCGCCAACCAGCAGAAGACCCCGGAGGACGCCAACAAATGA
- a CDS encoding phosphotransferase, with product MAERIITVGSAHGLHARPAKLFVEAVNGSGAKVKLTKEGGKTVDAGSILGVISLGIDHGDKIVLTTDADNGEAVLDDLAEILATDHDA from the coding sequence ATGGCTGAACGGATCATCACCGTCGGATCGGCGCACGGGCTGCACGCCCGCCCGGCGAAGCTCTTCGTCGAGGCGGTCAACGGCTCGGGCGCGAAAGTGAAGCTGACGAAGGAGGGCGGCAAGACCGTCGACGCCGGCAGCATCCTCGGTGTGATCTCACTGGGCATCGACCACGGCGACAAGATCGTGCTCACCACCGACGCCGACAACGGCGAGGCCGTCCTCGACGATCTGGCCGAGATCCTGGCCACGGACCACGACGCCTGA
- a CDS encoding mannitol-1-phosphate 5-dehydrogenase, giving the protein MKAVHFGAGNIGRGFVGLLLHEAGYEVVFADVNAELIDALAAADSYDVHLVGEESETRTVTGFRAINSATDEEALVAEIATADVVTTAVGPRILRFVAPVIARGLAARAEDAPRLAVMACENAIGASDLLAAELMDGLPDDDTREELGARAVFANTAVDRIVPAQAPDAGIDVTVETFYEWVVDRTPFGGHEPRIPGAHFVDSLGPYIERKLFTVNTGHATVAYTGFLKGATTISEAIGIPEVREAAEAALRETSAALSAKHGLSEEELAAYRAKILGRFANPYLVDEVTRVGREPIRKLGRNDRFVGPASDYAEFVGGVPDGLLAAIGAALRFDVPEDSQSVELQRLLDEADASAIVEEVMGVAPDDTLHDPLTAVVVTAQQDRRDESL; this is encoded by the coding sequence GTGAAGGCCGTCCACTTCGGTGCGGGCAACATCGGACGCGGCTTCGTGGGGCTCCTGCTCCACGAAGCCGGGTACGAGGTCGTGTTCGCCGACGTCAACGCCGAGCTGATCGACGCGCTGGCCGCCGCCGACTCCTACGACGTCCACCTGGTGGGCGAGGAGTCGGAGACCAGGACGGTCACCGGGTTCCGCGCGATCAACAGCGCGACGGACGAGGAGGCGCTGGTCGCCGAGATCGCGACGGCGGACGTCGTCACGACGGCGGTCGGACCGCGCATCCTCCGCTTCGTCGCGCCGGTGATCGCCCGCGGGCTCGCCGCCCGCGCGGAGGACGCCCCGCGCCTCGCCGTCATGGCGTGCGAGAACGCGATCGGCGCTTCCGACCTGCTGGCCGCCGAGCTGATGGACGGGCTGCCGGACGACGACACCCGCGAAGAGCTGGGCGCGCGCGCCGTCTTCGCGAACACCGCCGTCGACCGGATCGTGCCGGCCCAGGCCCCGGACGCCGGCATCGACGTGACCGTTGAGACGTTCTACGAGTGGGTCGTCGACCGCACGCCCTTCGGCGGCCACGAGCCGCGCATCCCGGGCGCGCATTTCGTGGACTCGCTGGGTCCGTACATCGAGCGCAAGCTGTTCACGGTCAACACCGGCCACGCGACGGTCGCCTACACGGGCTTCCTGAAGGGCGCGACGACTATCAGCGAGGCGATCGGCATCCCCGAGGTGCGCGAGGCCGCCGAGGCCGCGCTGCGCGAGACGTCGGCGGCGCTGTCTGCGAAGCACGGGCTGTCGGAGGAGGAGCTGGCCGCCTACCGGGCCAAGATCCTCGGCCGTTTCGCCAATCCGTACCTCGTGGACGAGGTCACGCGCGTCGGCCGCGAGCCCATCCGCAAGCTGGGCCGCAACGACCGCTTCGTCGGCCCGGCGTCCGACTACGCGGAGTTCGTGGGCGGCGTCCCCGATGGCCTGCTCGCGGCGATCGGCGCGGCCCTCCGCTTCGACGTTCCCGAGGACAGCCAGAGCGTCGAGCTGCAGCGGCTGCTCGACGAGGCGGATGCCTCAGCCATCGTCGAGGAGGTCATGGGCGTCGCTCCCGACGACACCCTCCACGACCCCCTCACCGCGGTCGTCGTGACCGCACAACAGGACCGCCGAGACGAGTCCCTCTGA
- a CDS encoding phosphoenolpyruvate--protein phosphotransferase (Phosphotransferase system, enzyme I; transfers the phosphoryl group from phosphoenolpyruvate (PEP) to the phosphoryl carrier protein; part of the phosphoenolpyruvate-dependent sugar phosphotransferase system (PTS), a major carbohydrate active-transport system), with amino-acid sequence MSDSSTLTGAGIGQGVAIGHVLRMSAPLPEPADQPSTRTPDEEKARVQEAVAAVAADLRERASTVTGTAADVLEAQSMMAEDSTLADDVASRIDGGKTAERAVFEGFAVFRDMLKDLGGYMGERAGDLDDVSQRVVAALEGKPAPGVPHSDEPYILVAHDLAPADTALLDLTKVLGLVTKEGGPTSHTAILAREKSIVAVVGAAGADQLSDGDEVVVDAATGTVTVAPTDDQRADAQRRIDERAAALAGGVEPGALADGTPIPLLANLGSAEGAEGAVAAGAEGVGLFRTEFLFLDARMAPTVEQQREQYIKLLSAFPGQKVVVRVLDAGADKPLEFLNDAHEDNPALGLRGLRSLRANEDILREQLTALAEADAQTDADLWVMAPMVSTVEETRYFTELGREYGLKTVGVMVEVPSAALLSDRVLQVADFASIGTNDLTQYTLAADRLLGSVAGFQDPWHPAVLRLIGEVGAAGAAHSKPVGICGEAAADPLLAVVLVGLGATTLSMSPAALADVRLSLKRYTLGQARSLAETALAADGAAEAREAVRAAAERFTS; translated from the coding sequence ATGAGCGATTCGTCCACTCTCACCGGCGCCGGCATCGGCCAGGGCGTCGCCATCGGGCACGTCCTGCGGATGTCGGCCCCGCTGCCCGAGCCGGCCGACCAGCCGAGCACGCGCACGCCCGACGAGGAGAAGGCGCGCGTCCAGGAGGCGGTGGCCGCGGTCGCCGCCGACCTGCGTGAACGCGCCTCTACCGTGACGGGCACCGCGGCGGACGTGCTCGAGGCGCAGTCGATGATGGCGGAGGACTCCACCCTCGCCGACGACGTCGCCTCCCGGATCGACGGCGGCAAGACCGCCGAGCGCGCCGTGTTCGAAGGCTTCGCGGTGTTCCGCGACATGCTGAAGGACCTCGGCGGCTACATGGGCGAGCGCGCCGGCGACCTCGACGACGTCTCGCAGCGGGTCGTCGCGGCGCTCGAAGGAAAGCCGGCGCCGGGCGTCCCGCACTCGGACGAGCCGTACATCCTGGTCGCCCACGACCTCGCGCCGGCCGACACGGCCCTGCTCGACCTGACGAAGGTGCTCGGGCTGGTGACCAAGGAGGGCGGACCGACCTCGCACACCGCGATCCTGGCGCGCGAGAAGTCGATCGTCGCGGTCGTCGGCGCCGCCGGGGCGGACCAGCTTTCCGACGGCGACGAGGTCGTCGTGGATGCGGCCACCGGCACGGTCACGGTCGCACCGACCGACGACCAGCGCGCCGACGCGCAGCGCCGCATCGACGAGCGCGCGGCAGCGCTCGCTGGCGGCGTCGAGCCGGGCGCCCTCGCGGACGGCACGCCCATCCCGCTGCTGGCGAACCTCGGCTCGGCCGAAGGCGCCGAGGGCGCGGTCGCCGCGGGCGCCGAGGGCGTCGGGCTGTTCCGCACCGAGTTCCTGTTCCTGGATGCGCGCATGGCGCCGACCGTGGAGCAGCAGCGCGAGCAGTACATCAAGCTGCTGAGCGCGTTCCCCGGTCAGAAGGTCGTCGTCCGGGTGCTCGACGCCGGCGCGGACAAGCCGCTGGAATTCCTCAACGACGCCCACGAGGACAACCCCGCCCTGGGCCTCCGCGGTCTGCGCTCGCTGCGCGCCAATGAGGACATCCTCCGCGAGCAGCTGACCGCCCTCGCCGAGGCGGACGCCCAGACCGACGCCGACCTGTGGGTCATGGCGCCGATGGTGTCCACCGTCGAGGAGACGCGCTACTTCACCGAGCTGGGCCGCGAGTACGGGCTCAAGACGGTCGGCGTGATGGTCGAGGTGCCCTCGGCCGCGCTGCTCTCCGACCGCGTCCTCCAGGTGGCCGACTTCGCGTCCATCGGCACCAACGACCTCACGCAGTACACCCTCGCGGCCGACCGCCTCCTCGGCTCGGTCGCCGGCTTTCAGGACCCGTGGCATCCCGCCGTCCTCCGCCTGATCGGCGAGGTCGGCGCGGCGGGCGCCGCGCACTCCAAGCCGGTGGGGATCTGCGGCGAGGCGGCAGCGGACCCGCTGCTCGCCGTGGTGCTCGTCGGACTCGGCGCCACCACCCTCTCCATGTCGCCGGCGGCCCTCGCCGACGTGCGGCTCTCCCTCAAGCGCTACACCCTCGGACAGGCCCGATCCCTGGCCGAGACCGCCCTGGCCGCCGATGGCGCGGCCGAAGCCCGGGAAGCGGTCCGCGCGGCCGCCGAGCGGTTCACCTCCTAA
- a CDS encoding stilbene synthase — MSRIVSVAPVLPARSYSQGEITAALLAMITSDPARQQVMRRIHASSGVQTRSLVMPLERYSSLASFQESNDYFIAEGTSLAERALTAALSSAGLAPADVDFLLFTSVTGIAAPSIDAQLVSRLGLRPDVKRLPSFGLGCVAGAAGIARVNDYLAGHPDEVAILLSVELCSLTVQASDDSMANIVASGLFGDGAAAVVMVGDRRAEQLGLPGPEVVDSRSHIYPDTADVIGWDIGGTGFRIVLSAGVPEVIERNFAGDARGILAAHGLEVSDVGAWAAHPGGPKVLEAFSQALDLPEGALDASWRSLANVGNLSSAAVLHVLAEQLDAHATGTIGLLFALGPGVTSELVLLRWADGERRAAPTSVSAPAQAIAS; from the coding sequence GTGAGTCGAATCGTGTCGGTCGCGCCGGTCCTCCCCGCGCGCAGCTACAGCCAGGGGGAGATCACCGCTGCGCTGCTCGCGATGATCACGTCCGACCCCGCGCGGCAGCAGGTGATGCGGCGCATCCACGCATCCTCCGGGGTGCAGACCCGCAGCCTGGTGATGCCGCTGGAGCGGTACAGCTCGCTCGCGTCCTTCCAGGAGTCGAACGACTACTTCATCGCCGAGGGCACCTCGCTCGCCGAGCGCGCCCTCACCGCGGCGCTGTCGTCCGCAGGACTCGCGCCGGCCGATGTCGACTTCCTCCTCTTCACCTCGGTGACCGGCATCGCGGCGCCGTCGATCGACGCCCAGCTCGTCTCGCGCCTGGGGCTGCGTCCTGACGTCAAGCGACTGCCGAGCTTCGGGCTGGGATGCGTCGCCGGCGCAGCCGGGATCGCCCGGGTGAACGACTACCTGGCCGGCCACCCGGATGAGGTCGCCATCCTCCTGTCGGTGGAGCTGTGCTCCTTGACCGTGCAGGCGAGCGACGACTCGATGGCCAACATCGTCGCCAGCGGCCTGTTCGGCGACGGCGCCGCCGCCGTCGTGATGGTCGGCGACCGCCGCGCGGAGCAGCTGGGCCTCCCCGGTCCGGAGGTCGTGGACTCGCGCAGCCACATCTATCCCGACACCGCGGATGTGATCGGCTGGGACATCGGCGGCACCGGGTTCCGCATCGTGCTGAGCGCGGGCGTCCCGGAGGTCATCGAGCGGAACTTCGCCGGCGACGCCCGGGGCATCCTCGCCGCGCACGGGCTCGAGGTGTCCGATGTCGGGGCGTGGGCCGCCCATCCCGGCGGACCGAAGGTGCTCGAGGCGTTCTCGCAGGCGCTCGACCTGCCGGAGGGCGCGCTGGACGCCAGCTGGCGGTCGCTCGCGAACGTCGGCAACCTGTCCTCGGCCGCGGTGCTCCACGTGCTCGCGGAGCAGCTGGATGCGCACGCCACCGGGACGATCGGACTGCTGTTCGCGCTGGGTCCCGGAGTGACGAGCGAACTGGTGCTGCTGCGCTGGGCCGACGGCGAGCGCCGGGCCGCGCCGACGTCCGTAAGCGCCCCGGCGCAGGCGATCGCCTCATGA
- a CDS encoding MFS transporter yields the protein MPAGLIALALGGFGIGLTEFVIAGLLPEVAADFHVDEAAAGWLISGYALAVVVGALGLTAAATRIPRKAALLGLMVLFIAGNLLSALAPSYGVMLGGRVLAALCHGAFFGIGSVVAAGLVAPEKQARAIAVMFTGLTAANVLGVPFGTLLGQALGWRSTFWAITAIGVVALIGIAVLVPRRAADKPTAGLRGELSAFRSGQVWLSLAATVLGFGGMFGAFTYIAYTLTGVSGFPSSAVPWLLILFGLGLFAGNWVGGRLADRSIDRTLLWLLAALAVVLVAFALVAGLPVGAVIALVLMGAFGFATVPALQLRVLSYASHAPTLASGANIAAFNLGNALGAWLGGLTIAAGLGYTSPLWVGAAMTVGALTVVVFAAAAARRGRSGTEQGAEATSESTLPV from the coding sequence ATGCCCGCCGGCCTGATCGCCCTCGCCCTCGGAGGGTTCGGCATCGGTCTCACCGAGTTCGTCATCGCGGGCCTCCTGCCCGAGGTCGCGGCCGACTTCCACGTCGACGAGGCCGCCGCCGGCTGGCTGATCTCGGGTTACGCGCTGGCGGTCGTCGTCGGCGCGCTCGGCCTGACCGCCGCCGCGACGCGCATTCCGCGCAAGGCGGCGCTCCTCGGGCTCATGGTCCTGTTCATCGCGGGAAACCTGTTGTCGGCGCTCGCCCCCTCCTACGGTGTGATGCTCGGTGGCCGCGTGCTCGCCGCGCTCTGCCACGGCGCCTTCTTCGGCATCGGCTCCGTCGTCGCGGCGGGACTCGTCGCACCGGAGAAGCAGGCCCGCGCGATCGCGGTCATGTTCACCGGCCTCACCGCCGCCAACGTGCTCGGGGTGCCCTTCGGGACGCTGCTCGGACAGGCACTCGGCTGGCGCTCCACCTTCTGGGCGATCACCGCGATCGGCGTCGTCGCGCTGATCGGGATCGCGGTGCTGGTGCCGCGACGTGCCGCCGACAAGCCGACGGCCGGGCTCCGGGGCGAGCTCTCCGCATTCCGCTCCGGCCAGGTGTGGCTGTCGCTGGCGGCCACCGTGCTCGGCTTCGGCGGGATGTTCGGCGCGTTCACCTACATCGCCTACACGCTGACCGGGGTGTCGGGCTTCCCGTCCTCCGCCGTGCCGTGGCTCCTCATCCTGTTCGGGCTCGGTCTGTTCGCGGGCAACTGGGTGGGCGGACGGCTCGCCGACCGCTCGATCGACCGGACGCTGCTGTGGCTCCTCGCCGCCCTCGCCGTCGTGCTCGTCGCGTTCGCCCTGGTCGCGGGGCTGCCGGTGGGAGCCGTGATCGCGCTCGTCCTGATGGGCGCGTTCGGGTTCGCCACCGTGCCCGCGTTGCAGCTCCGGGTGCTCTCGTACGCCTCCCACGCGCCCACTCTCGCGAGCGGGGCGAACATCGCGGCGTTCAACCTCGGCAACGCGCTGGGCGCCTGGCTCGGCGGCCTCACGATCGCGGCCGGGCTGGGCTACACCTCGCCGCTCTGGGTGGGTGCCGCGATGACCGTCGGCGCACTGACCGTGGTGGTCTTCGCCGCCGCTGCGGCCCGGCGCGGGCGTTCGGGAACCGAACAGGGCGCCGAAGCGACGTCGGAATCGACTCTTCCGGTCTAG
- a CDS encoding monooxygenase — MRPDVVVVGGGPIGLACAIEARIDGMDVVLVEPRVGPIDKACGEGLMPGALAALHRIGVDPAGRRLDGIAYVDAASRVEHRFAERPGRGVRRTVLHQALAERAAELGAHRIHAKVTGVTQRRDGVTLTLNDGDTVDAPWVVAADGLHSPVRRMVGLEGRSQPGSRRRFGLRKHFAVEPWTSLVEVHWSSGAEAYVTPVDERTVGVAVLGARPLDVDAVIAGIPELAGRLDGVAAVSEPRGAGPLLQRARSRSTGRVLLAGDASGYVDALTGEGMRVGFAQARAAIAAVRSGDMERYERAWRATTRDFRMLTSALVVAARSRYRPRIVSTAARRPELFGSIVERLSR; from the coding sequence ATGAGACCGGATGTCGTCGTCGTCGGCGGGGGGCCGATCGGGCTGGCGTGCGCGATCGAGGCCCGGATCGACGGCATGGACGTCGTCCTCGTCGAGCCGCGCGTCGGCCCGATCGACAAGGCCTGCGGAGAGGGTCTGATGCCCGGCGCACTGGCCGCGCTGCACCGGATCGGCGTCGACCCGGCCGGCCGCCGCCTCGACGGCATCGCCTACGTGGATGCGGCCTCGCGCGTCGAGCACCGGTTCGCCGAGCGTCCGGGCCGAGGCGTGCGGCGGACCGTGCTGCACCAGGCGCTGGCCGAGCGCGCCGCCGAACTCGGCGCCCACCGCATCCACGCGAAGGTCACCGGCGTGACCCAGCGGCGCGACGGCGTGACGCTCACCCTGAACGACGGGGACACCGTCGACGCCCCGTGGGTCGTCGCCGCGGACGGGCTCCACTCCCCCGTGCGGCGGATGGTCGGCCTCGAGGGACGGTCGCAGCCGGGCTCGCGCCGCCGGTTCGGGCTGCGGAAGCATTTCGCCGTCGAGCCGTGGACCTCGCTCGTGGAGGTGCACTGGTCGTCAGGCGCGGAGGCCTACGTCACCCCCGTCGACGAGCGGACCGTCGGCGTCGCCGTATTGGGCGCGCGGCCTTTGGATGTGGACGCCGTCATCGCCGGCATCCCCGAGCTCGCCGGGCGATTGGACGGCGTCGCCGCCGTCTCGGAGCCCCGCGGCGCCGGTCCGCTTCTGCAGCGGGCCCGATCGCGGTCGACGGGCCGCGTGCTGCTCGCGGGCGACGCGTCCGGGTACGTCGACGCGCTCACCGGCGAAGGGATGCGGGTCGGCTTCGCGCAGGCACGCGCCGCCATCGCCGCCGTCCGCTCCGGCGACATGGAGCGGTACGAGCGGGCGTGGCGGGCGACGACGCGGGATTTCCGGATGCTGACCTCCGCGCTCGTGGTGGCGGCGCGGTCGCGTTATCGGCCGCGGATCGTGTCGACCGCCGCGCGGCGCCCCGAGCTGTTCGGGTCGATCGTCGAGCGTCTCTCGCGCTGA